A single Amia ocellicauda isolate fAmiCal2 chromosome 9, fAmiCal2.hap1, whole genome shotgun sequence DNA region contains:
- the LOC136758273 gene encoding arylamine N-acetyltransferase, pineal gland isozyme NAT-10-like yields the protein MMNLKAYFDRIGYKGPFDKPDLETLNSIHRHHIQSIPFENLSIQCGETISMDLDTIYNKIVRSSRGGWCFENNLLFSWVLKEMGYKFTTLGSRVYESHGKDYGKYESHLILQVVIDGMSYIADVSYGMSDQIWEPLELISGKDQPQLPAVFRLVEHNGVWALEKTGRKHHIPNKKLASSPLIDIHLDRKIYCFTLTPRGIDHFVPTSQYLQTSPESLFTNKSICSLQTPTGFRGLVGWTYSEVTFNYQDGVDLFQMSTIPGEEVDKVLKEKFGVVLANKLRPIDNKVDYIV from the coding sequence ATGATGAACCTGAAGGCGTACTTTGACAGGATTGGCTACAAGGGTCCCTTCGACAAGCCAGACCTGGAGACGCTCAACAGCATCCACAGGCATCACATCCAGTCCATCCCGTTTGAAAACCTGAGCATTCAGTGTGGGGAGACCATCAGCATGGACCTGGACACCATCTACAACAAGATAGTGAGAAGCAGTCGTGGGGGCTGGTGCTTTGAGAACAACCTGCTCTTCTCCTGGGTGTTGAAGGAGATGGGATACAAGTTCACAACTCTGGGATCAAGAGTGTATGAGAGCCATGGTAAGGATTATGGCAAATATGAGAGCCACCTAATACTCCAAGTTGTAATCGATGGAATGTCATACATAGCAGATGTGAGTTATGGGATGTCCGACCAAATATGGGAACCTCTGGAGCTAATTTCTGGGAAAGATCAACCTCAACTTCCTGCTGTTTTCCGGCTTGTAGAGCATAATGGCGTCTGGGCCTTGGAGAAAACTGGAAGAAAGCACCACATTCCGAATAAGAAGCTGGCCAGTTCCCCTCTGATAGACATACATCTAGACAGGAAAATCTATTGTTTCACTCTGACACCACGTGGCATTGATCACTTTGTACCAACAAGCCAATACCTCCAGACGTCTCCAGAATCCCTGTTCACCAACAAGTCCATCTGCTCCCTGCAGACGCCCACAGGGTTCAGAGGCCTCGTTGGCTGGACGTACAGTGAGGTCACCTTTAACTACCAGGATGGGGTTGATCTCTTCCAGATGTCCACCATCCCTGGGGAAGAGGTGGACAAAGTTCTCAAAGAAAAGTTTGGGGTTGTTTTGGCTAATAAACTTAGGCCCATTGACAATAAAGTAGATTATATTGTGTAG